The Pectobacterium parmentieri genome segment CTAGCGCAAAGTCTGGCAAATGGAACACCGTATGTGAACCGTAACGTTGAAGAGGATGACAGCGTTGACGCCTACACCAGTAAAATATTTGAATCCGCGATGGCGGGCTTAGAGCAGGTGAAGTCCAGTCTGGATGTCGCCGCCGTCAACCGCGCGGTGGATTTGCTCACGCAGGCGAAGAAAATTTCCTTTTTTGGCCTGGGTGCTTCCGCCGCTGTTGCACACGATGCGATGAACAAATTTTTCCGCTTCAATATCCCCGTCGTTTATTTCGATGACATAGTGATGCAGCGCATGAGCTGCATGAATTCCAGCGACGGCGACGTCGTGGTATTGATCTCCCATACTGGCAGAACCAAAAGTCTGGTCGAAATGGCACAGTTGGCACGTGAGAATGATGCGACCGTGATCGCCATCACTTCGGACGGCACACCGCTGGCGCGTGAAGCTTCATTAGCGCTGCGGCTTGACGTGCCTGAAGATACTGATGTCTATATGCCGATGGTGTCCCGCATCGCTCAGTTAACGCTGATTGACGTGCTGGCGACGGGATTTACTTTACGCCGCGGAGAAAAATTTCGTGATAACCTGAAACGGGTCAAAGAGGCCTTGCGCGAATCGCGCTTTGATAAAGACGAACGGTTGATTAATCCCTTTAGGGGATAGGTAAGTTTTAGATTGTGCTTTGTTTTTAGTTATATCCATGAGAAATGAGCGGTATCATCTACTTGCCTCATCTCGATGTGGCCAGAGACTACGGCCATGGAAAGATGACAAGGATTACCTGTACAGTATGATAATCAGACTCAACACGATGTTCGGATAACGCAGATGAAATAGTTTTTGTTGTAAAGTGACATTTTGCACCGTTATTCGACGCTTAATCGCAACACGACAGCTTCACAAGTGAACGGAGTTATACATGTCCAGACGGCTCAGAAGAACCAAGATTGTCACCACCCTGGGGCCCGCTACCGACCGTGATAATAATCTCGAAAAAATTATCAATGCGGGCGCTAACGTAGTACGCATGAATTTTTCTCACGGCACAGCAGAAGACCATCAATTACGTGCCAACAAAGTTCGTGAAATTGCGGCAAAATTAGGCCGCCATGTTGCCATTCTTGGCGATCTACAGGGTCCAAAAATCCGAGTTTCTACCTTTAAAGAAGGTAAAATCTTTCTGAATATCGGCGACAAATTCTTACTGGATGCCAATTTAGCGAAAGGCGAAGGCGATAAAGAAAAAGTCGGGATCGATTACAAAGGCTTACCCAGCGACGTAGTGCCAGGCGATATCCTGCTATTGGACGATGGTCGGGTACAATTGAAAGTCCTTCAGGTTGAAGGCCTGAAAGTTTATACCGAAGTCACCGTTGGTGGGCCGCTGTCTAACAACAAGGGCATCAATAAACTTGGTGGCGGTTTATCTGCCGAAGCCCTGACAGAAAAAGATAAAGCCGACATTATTACTGCCGCAAAAATTGGCGTCGACTACCTGGCTGTCTCTTTCCCACGTACCGGTGAAGACCTCAACTACGCACGCCGACTCGCACGTGATGCTGGCTGTAACGCCAAGATTGTATCAAAAGTTGAGCGTGCTGAAGCCGTCTGTTCAGATGCCGCAATGGATGACATTATTCTGGCCTCCGACGTGGTGATGGTCGCGAGGGGCGATCTCGGCGTTGAAATCGGCGATCCAGAATTAGTGGGGATTCAGAAGAAGTTGATTCGTCGCGCCCGTCAGTTGAACCGTGCGGTTATTACCGCTACGCAGATGATGGAATCGATGATCACCAACCCGATGCCAACGCGCGCCGAGGTGATGGATGTCGCCAACGCCGTGCTTGACGGCACCGATGCGGTAATGCTGTCAGCAGAAACCGCAGCGGGTCAATATCCGGCTGAAACCGTCGCCGCCATGGCGAAAGTGTGTTTAGGCGCGGAGAAAATCCCAAGCATCAACGTATCCAAACACCGCCTTGACGTGCAGTTTGATAACACAGAAGAATCCATTGCGATGTCTTCCATGTACGCGGCCAACCACCTGAAAGGGGTCACCGCGCTGATTGCCATGACGGAATCTGGCCGCACTGCGCTGATGATGTCCCGTATCAGTTCCGGTTTGCCCATTTTTGCCATGTCTCGCCACGAGCACACGCTGAACCTGACCGCACTGTATCGCGGCGTCACCCCTGTGCATTTCGATAGCTACACAGATGGCGTTGCTGCGGCCAATGACGCGGTGATCCGACTGCGTGATAAAGGGTTCTTAATGTCTGGGGATCTGGTCATCGTTACACAGGGCGACATTATGGGTACGGTAGGCACAACCAACACGATTCGCATCCTGCGCGTAGAATAATCATTACATGACCGATCCGCTACGCAGTGGTGGACGGTTCATTCAAGTAAAAAGCCGGACGATTTCTCGTCCGGCTTTTTATTAATAGGCGGCTACCCGCTATTCATCCCGCAATTAATTACGGTACAAATCATCCCGACAATACGGCTCAATTTCTCCCGGCTTACGGGTTTTTAGCAACTTCAGAATCCAGGTGTACTGCTCAGGGTTCGGCCTGACCAGAATTTCGACTTCTTCATTCATGCGCCGTGCAATGTAAGCATCATCCGCTTGCGCCAAATCAACCATCGGCGGACGAATAAACACATCCAGACAACCGTCTTTGGCGTTATATACCGGGAACAGCGGCACAATATCAGCACGACACACTTTCATCAGCCGCCCAACAGCGGGCAGCGTTGCCTTATAGGTCGCAAAGAAATCAACAAATTCGCTATGTTCAGGGCCGTGATCCTGATCGGGTAGGTAATACCCCCAGCACCCGGAGCGCACAGAGCTGATAAACGGTTTAATACCGTCATTACGAGCATGGATGCGCCCCCCAAAGCGGCGACGTAACCGATTCCACCAATAATCTACCAGTGCATTCTTCTGGTTGTGGAACATCGCCGCCATACGCTGACCGCGCGAGGTCAACAGCATCGCTGGGATATCAACACCCCATCCATGCGGAACCAGAAAGATCACATTTTTCTCTTGTGCTTTGATACGGTCCAAAATGTCTTCACCGTGCCAGCGCACATACTTCTCTATTTTCTTCGGATTACGAATCCCCACTTCCACCATCATGATCATCGACTGAGGTGCCGTCGCAAACATGTCATCGATGATGGTTTCACGCTGTTCTTCCGTTAACTCCGGCATGCAATACAGCAGATTGATGCGAGCACGGCGGCGGGCACCTTTTGATATTCTCCCGACAAAACGCCCTAACCCGCCCAGCACCGGATTTCTTAACCGTGCGGGAATATAGGCCGCGAGTGCCATCACACCAACACCTAACCAAACGCCCCAATAGCGCGGATGAAAAAAGGCGCGTTGAAACTGGGGAACAAATTCAGCGTTCGATTTTTTTTCTTTTTCCATGCCTAAACTCTTCAGATCAATCAATAAACATAATCATAATGGCCGCTCAGCGTTTATCAACACTCACGACAATGATGCAAAAATACGCCTGCTCGATAATAAACAATCAGGAACCCGTGCTCTATAAATGAAAATGCCGGCAGCAAGCCACCGGCATAACATGCAGTCAGTATCTATCCTAAATCATTCAAGTACATGGCAAAACGTTAGCGTTTTGAACAACGCACAAGCGGCTTGAAGTATAACGGATATCGTTAATCAAACTTAAGCTGCGGCACCACGTCCTTCACCTGCGCCAGATAATCACGACGCTCTTTACCCGCCAGACCTTCAGAACGCGGCAGTTGCGCCGTTAACGGGTTGACTGCCTGCTGGTTGACCCAAAGTTCATAGTGCAGATGCGGACCCGTTGAGCGACCGGTGTTACCAGACAATCCGATACGATCGCCACGTTTCACTTTCTGCCCCGGTTTAACCAATATGCGATTTAGGTGCATAAATCGTGTCGTATACTGACGGCCATGACGAATCACGACATAGTTACCTGCCGCACCACTACGTTTCGCAATCACCACTTCACCATCCCCAACGGCCAAAACCGGAGAACCGACCGGCATAGCAAAATCGACACCTTTATGCGGTGCGACACGCCCCGTCACCGGGTTCAAGCGACGTGGATTGAAGTTGGAGGAAACACGGAATTGTTTCATGGTCGGGAAACGCATAAAACCGCGTGTCAAACCGGAACCTTCGCGATCGTAGAATTTACCGTCTTCGGCACGAATGGCGTAATAGTCTTTGCCACCGGTATTCAGACGTACACCGACCAGCTCACTCTGCTCACTTTTACCATCGAGCATTTCGCGAGACATCAGCACAGAGAAGGTATCGTCTTTACGTAATTTACGGAAATCCAGTTGCCATTGCAGCGCCTTGATGACTTCACGCACTTCAGCACTCGTCAAACCAGCGTTTTTTGCGCTGCTAACAAAACTGCCGCTTACCCGGCCATTCAGTACGCTGTTACGCCATTCGCCTTTCAGCGTCTCAATACGCTCTTTGAAATTCGTCCCTACGCGCTCATAAATGCGCGTTTCACGACGGGACATCTGCCAGGTCAAGCTTTGCAGGTCGCCGTTTTCACTCAGAGCCCACGATATTTGCTGACCAATCTTCAGGTTCCGCAAATCTTTGTTCTGTTCCGCGAGTTGGGTGACATCAGCAATATCAATGCCGTACTGCGTCAAAATGCTGCTTAAGGTATCACCCGTCGAGACCACGTACTCATGTACGCCGCCTTCATCAGCACTTTTATCCTCATCAAGCTCATCTTGTGGGATGTCATCATCCGGAGAGGGTTGGTCTATCGGTTCACTGGCTTCAGGCGTCAGAGTACGCAGTTGGCTGGTTTCCAAGTCGATATCTTTAACAATGACCGGTGCGTCATCGACGTGGGGATAAACAAAAGGCCGCCAAACAGCAACGGCCAATGTTACAACGGTGAGCGACCCCAGCATGACGCGATGGGGCCGAGGTAAACTGTTATACGCCAGAGCGATAGTTCGGACTATCTGCTGCACTTATTCGTATCCTCATAATTTTCCCTCCAGACAGCTCACATACTGGTTCGATAGCTGCAATAAGAAATCGGCATAACTATCTCTACCCAGTGCAATATTGCTTCCCAATGGATCGAGCACACCCGAGCGCACGTCGGTTCCCTTGGCAACAGCATTAATAACGGCTGGCCTGAATTGTGGTTCAGCAAAAACGCATACGGCTTTATGCTCAACCAACTGTGTTCGTATTTGATGTAAACGCTGTGCACCGGGTTGGATTTCGGGGTTAATCGTGAAGTAACCCAGAGGACTTAACCCGTAGTGTTTCTCAAAATAACCATAGGCATCATGAAACACGAAATAGCCTTTACCCTGCACAGGCGCTAGCATCTTAACAATTTTTTCATCTGCTTGTGCAATTTTATCCGTGAAATAAAGCAGATTCGCGTCTAGTTTGTCCTTATTCTGAGGCATAAGTTCCAATAATTTTGCATGAATGGCGATTGCCGCCTGTTTTGTCATCTCTGGCGAGAGCCAAATGTGCATATTGTACTCACCATGATGGTGGCCATCGTCGCCGTCATCATGGGCAGCATGGCTGTGCTCGTGACCTTTTTCATGCTCATCATGTGCCAATTCATGGTCATCTTCATGATCGTGTCCGGCCTCTTTTTCCAGCTCAGATTTAATGACTGGCAGCGCGGAAAGCGCGATCTGCTTTTCTGGAGAAATTTTCGCCAACGGTTTCCCAAGGAAGGCTTCCATTTCCGGCCCGACCCAAATCACCAAGTCAGCGGACTGTAAACGCTGGACATCAGACGGGCGCAAGGCATAATCGTGGGGCGACGCGCCATCAGGTAACAGAACCTCAGTTGGCGTCACGCCATCGGCAATGGCCGACGCAATGAATCCCAAAGGGCGAATTGATGTAATAACCGCAGCGGATGCCGCGCTAATTGACATCCCACTTGCGAGTAGCGCGCTGGCAACAAACACACTTTTTAACCATTTTTTTTGCTGAATATATTTTTTCTGTTGAATTGATTGCTGCATGAAAGTCGATCCTGTCGATTTTTATTGTGTTGTTTGTTATATTATAACGTTACATGGGTTATGCAAACCGAATTATATGTCTACATTGGTATCACTTAATAATATTTCAGTAACATTTGGCAGCCGAAAGGTCCTGTCAGATATCTCTCTGACCTTGCAGGAAGGTCGAATTCTGACGCTGCTTGGGCCGAATGGCGCAGGAAAATCGACGTTAGTACGCGTGGTCCTGGGGCTGCTTTCCCCCACCGCTGGTTCGCTGGTACGCGATCCTGCACTGCGTATCGGTTACGTTCCGCAGAAGCTGCATCTGGATACTACCCTGCCCTTGACGGTCAGCCGCTTTATGCAACTACGCCCCGGCGTGAAAAAGCAGGATATTTTACCCGCCCTTAAGCGAGTGCAGGCTGCGCATCTGCTGGAACAACCGATGCAGAAGCTCTCCGGTGGCGAAACCCAACGCGTCCTGCTCGCGCGCGCACTGCTCAACCAGCCCCAACTTCTGGTTCTGGATGAGCCGACACAAGGTGTCGACGTCAATGGGCAACTGGCGCTGTACGACTTGATTAATCAGCTACGGCAGGAATTCCACTGCGGCGTACTGATGGTGTCGCACGATCTGCATTTGGTGATGGCAAAAACCGATGAAGTTCTCTGCCTTAATCAACATGTTTGCTGCTCTGGTACGCCCGAAGTGGTTTCCCTCCATCCCGAATTTTTAGCCATGTTTGGTCACCGCGGCACCGAGCAATTGGCTATTTACCGTCATCATCATAATCATCGCCATGACCTGCAAGGGCGTATAATTCTAAAAAGACAAGGTGGAAACGACGCATGATAGAACTGCTGTTTCCCGGTTGGCTGGCGGGAATTTTGCTGGCTATAGCCGCAGGCCCGCTCGGCTCGTTCGTCGTCTGGCGGCGCATGTCTTACTTTGGCGATACGCTGGCGCACGCTTCCTTGCTCGGCGTCGCATTTGGCCTGCTGCTGAACATCAACCTTTTCTCTGCCGTCATTGCGGTGACGCTCATCCTGGCACTCGGGTTGGTCTGGCTGGAACGGCGTCCCTATCTGGCTGTCGATACCTTACTCGGCATCATGGCACACAGCGCGCTTTCGCTTGGATTAGTTGTCGTTAGCCTGATGAACAATGTCCGCGTGGACCTGATGGCCTACCTGTTTGGCGATTTACTCTCCGTCACCACAGAGGATGTGTGGGTTATCAGCGCCGGCGTGATCGTCGTTGTCGCTGTCATGCGTTGGCAATGGCGCGCTCTGCTTTCCATGACGATTAGCCCGGAACTGGCACACGTCGATGGTGTGAAACTCCAGCGCACCAAACTGCTTCTCATGCTGACTACCGCATTAACCATCGGCATTGCCATGAAATTTGTTGGTGCGCTGATCATTACGTCACTGCTGATTATTCCCGCGGCCAGTGCCAGACGTTTTGCACGGACGCCGGAACAAATGGCAAGCATCGCTATTATTGTTGGCATGATTGCCGTGACGGGCGGGTTGGCCTTCTCAGCCGGCTACAATACGCCCGCCGGGCCGTCAGTGGTGCTGTGCGCCTCACTGCTGTTTATCGTCAGCCTGCTTAAGCCACAACCCGCCTAGTCAGAAATAAAAAGCTAAAAAGAAAAAGCCCTTCTGAAGCAGATATTCAGAAGGGCTTTATATTTTGAAGGCTACGTGACCGGTTTCTATTTCCGGCTAGCCATATCTGGAATGATTAAATCGCCCCGTAAGACATACGAACCCAGTACATCCTGCGTTTTTTCATTGAGCCAGGACACAATTCTGGCGGCCACCGCATCCATCGAATATTCAATTGCCGGTATCGCTGGAATACCCGGAATATCGAGAGAACCGGCAAGGCTGAATACCATAATGTCTTTTGGCACAGATTTATTAAACGCCTGAAGCTGCGTAATAACACGCTTGGCTTCCTGTTCATCCGCCACAAGCAATGCATTGAAATTCAGCGTCGTGCTGTTATTGAGCAATACTTGCAGCGCTACCGACGACGACGAAGAGGCATCCATAAAAATCAGGTTGCGGTTAAACGGCAAAAAGTTATTTTCTAGCGCTCGCTTGTACCCTAACAACACCTGTTCCGCCGAACTACTGGCGGCTGGATTAATCAGCGCTATCTGCCGTCTCCCTTGGCGAATCAGATAATTACACGCCGTTTCTGTGGCAAAAGCATGATCGAATTGCAGGCTGTTCGGAGTATCAGCCTCCATGCAGTCGATCAGAATAATGTTCTTATCGGCCAGATTCAGCGGAAAGCGTGCGCCGATGATTAAAATGTCATCACACAAGCCGCTAGTCAGTTCATCCAGCACACTCAACACTTCTGCCCTACTGCTAGCAAACCGCAACAAGAGATGCTTTTGGTGCCGACTAAAGTGTTTTTCCAACGCATAGAGATAGCCAGTCGTCTGGTTGATGTTGTCCTGCGCGCAAATGACGCCGATACATCCAGTTGACTGGCTTAACAGCGATTGAGCGATAACGTTTGGCCGATATTTAAGCTCATCAACCGCTTTTAACACTGCAAGGCGGCTGGCTTCCTTTACACCGCGTGAACCACTCAACACCCGGGAGACTGTGGCTTTGGACACCCCAGCTAAACGCGATACATCGTTGATTGTAGACATCATTTGCCCCTGGAGAACGCTAAACCTGACTCGAAATCTGTGCACTGACCCTAAATTATATTGCCTTGCAGTATAACCGTTTCCATTCAGCATGGAAACCGATTATCCATTTAACAGCCAATAGACATTTCATCCACTAAGATGTGATGTAAATCTAATTAATACCGCCGGAAACCCTCACACATTGACGGGCATCACAGTTCTCTTTTCTTTGCATGGAAAACGGTTTCCATATGATATCCAATCATCCCGGCAATAACTTTTTACATTCTGCTTAGCGAAAAATGCGATCCGTTGCGGAAGGAATATAACGGTATAAGTCTATGTTCATAAAAGGTTGCCACACGCGACATTTCCATCCGGCCTGTTAATACAATGGGTTACTCGATGTAATGTAGCGATAACGTACTTGATGATGATCTATCGCCATCGCGGCGATACATAAAAAGGTGTTCATATGAGTTCCTTATATCAATCAATGATTGCCGCTATCGAACAATCGATTACCCCGCTGGCTGGGCGTTTAGGGCAACAAAAGTATGTGATCGCTATCCGCGATGGTTTCACCGCCGCACTCCCCTTTATGATCATCGGCTCGTTTATGTTGGTGTTTATTTTTCCCCCCTTCTCCACCAATACCACCGTCGGATTTGCACGCGCCTGGCTGGACTTTTCTATCACCTATCGTGAACAATTGATGCTGCCTTTTGAATTGAGCATGGGCGTAATGACATTTTTTATCTCCGTGGGCGTGGGGGCCAGCCTGGGGCGACAGTTTCAACTCGATTCCGTGATGTCTGGCCTGTTAGCAT includes the following:
- the znuB gene encoding zinc ABC transporter permease subunit ZnuB, giving the protein MIELLFPGWLAGILLAIAAGPLGSFVVWRRMSYFGDTLAHASLLGVAFGLLLNINLFSAVIAVTLILALGLVWLERRPYLAVDTLLGIMAHSALSLGLVVVSLMNNVRVDLMAYLFGDLLSVTTEDVWVISAGVIVVVAVMRWQWRALLSMTISPELAHVDGVKLQRTKLLLMLTTALTIGIAMKFVGALIITSLLIIPAASARRFARTPEQMASIAIIVGMIAVTGGLAFSAGYNTPAGPSVVLCASLLFIVSLLKPQPA
- the mepM gene encoding murein DD-endopeptidase MepM — translated: MQQIVRTIALAYNSLPRPHRVMLGSLTVVTLAVAVWRPFVYPHVDDAPVIVKDIDLETSQLRTLTPEASEPIDQPSPDDDIPQDELDEDKSADEGGVHEYVVSTGDTLSSILTQYGIDIADVTQLAEQNKDLRNLKIGQQISWALSENGDLQSLTWQMSRRETRIYERVGTNFKERIETLKGEWRNSVLNGRVSGSFVSSAKNAGLTSAEVREVIKALQWQLDFRKLRKDDTFSVLMSREMLDGKSEQSELVGVRLNTGGKDYYAIRAEDGKFYDREGSGLTRGFMRFPTMKQFRVSSNFNPRRLNPVTGRVAPHKGVDFAMPVGSPVLAVGDGEVVIAKRSGAAGNYVVIRHGRQYTTRFMHLNRILVKPGQKVKRGDRIGLSGNTGRSTGPHLHYELWVNQQAVNPLTAQLPRSEGLAGKERRDYLAQVKDVVPQLKFD
- the znuA gene encoding zinc ABC transporter substrate-binding protein ZnuA, with product MQQSIQQKKYIQQKKWLKSVFVASALLASGMSISAASAAVITSIRPLGFIASAIADGVTPTEVLLPDGASPHDYALRPSDVQRLQSADLVIWVGPEMEAFLGKPLAKISPEKQIALSALPVIKSELEKEAGHDHEDDHELAHDEHEKGHEHSHAAHDDGDDGHHHGEYNMHIWLSPEMTKQAAIAIHAKLLELMPQNKDKLDANLLYFTDKIAQADEKIVKMLAPVQGKGYFVFHDAYGYFEKHYGLSPLGYFTINPEIQPGAQRLHQIRTQLVEHKAVCVFAEPQFRPAVINAVAKGTDVRSGVLDPLGSNIALGRDSYADFLLQLSNQYVSCLEGKL
- the znuC gene encoding zinc ABC transporter ATP-binding protein ZnuC, which produces MSTLVSLNNISVTFGSRKVLSDISLTLQEGRILTLLGPNGAGKSTLVRVVLGLLSPTAGSLVRDPALRIGYVPQKLHLDTTLPLTVSRFMQLRPGVKKQDILPALKRVQAAHLLEQPMQKLSGGETQRVLLARALLNQPQLLVLDEPTQGVDVNGQLALYDLINQLRQEFHCGVLMVSHDLHLVMAKTDEVLCLNQHVCCSGTPEVVSLHPEFLAMFGHRGTEQLAIYRHHHNHRHDLQGRIILKRQGGNDA
- the pyk gene encoding pyruvate kinase → MSRRLRRTKIVTTLGPATDRDNNLEKIINAGANVVRMNFSHGTAEDHQLRANKVREIAAKLGRHVAILGDLQGPKIRVSTFKEGKIFLNIGDKFLLDANLAKGEGDKEKVGIDYKGLPSDVVPGDILLLDDGRVQLKVLQVEGLKVYTEVTVGGPLSNNKGINKLGGGLSAEALTEKDKADIITAAKIGVDYLAVSFPRTGEDLNYARRLARDAGCNAKIVSKVERAEAVCSDAAMDDIILASDVVMVARGDLGVEIGDPELVGIQKKLIRRARQLNRAVITATQMMESMITNPMPTRAEVMDVANAVLDGTDAVMLSAETAAGQYPAETVAAMAKVCLGAEKIPSINVSKHRLDVQFDNTEESIAMSSMYAANHLKGVTALIAMTESGRTALMMSRISSGLPIFAMSRHEHTLNLTALYRGVTPVHFDSYTDGVAAANDAVIRLRDKGFLMSGDLVIVTQGDIMGTVGTTNTIRILRVE
- a CDS encoding MurR/RpiR family transcriptional regulator is translated as MNMLEKIQSHLDLLSKSERKVAEAILSTPQTAIHSSIATLAKMADVSEPTVNRFCRRLETKGFPDFKLHLAQSLANGTPYVNRNVEEDDSVDAYTSKIFESAMAGLEQVKSSLDVAAVNRAVDLLTQAKKISFFGLGASAAVAHDAMNKFFRFNIPVVYFDDIVMQRMSCMNSSDGDVVVLISHTGRTKSLVEMAQLARENDATVIAITSDGTPLAREASLALRLDVPEDTDVYMPMVSRIAQLTLIDVLATGFTLRRGEKFRDNLKRVKEALRESRFDKDERLINPFRG
- a CDS encoding LacI family DNA-binding transcriptional regulator gives rise to the protein MSTINDVSRLAGVSKATVSRVLSGSRGVKEASRLAVLKAVDELKYRPNVIAQSLLSQSTGCIGVICAQDNINQTTGYLYALEKHFSRHQKHLLLRFASSRAEVLSVLDELTSGLCDDILIIGARFPLNLADKNIILIDCMEADTPNSLQFDHAFATETACNYLIRQGRRQIALINPAASSSAEQVLLGYKRALENNFLPFNRNLIFMDASSSSSVALQVLLNNSTTLNFNALLVADEQEAKRVITQLQAFNKSVPKDIMVFSLAGSLDIPGIPAIPAIEYSMDAVAARIVSWLNEKTQDVLGSYVLRGDLIIPDMASRK
- the lpxM gene encoding lauroyl-Kdo(2)-lipid IV(A) myristoyltransferase (LpxM is lauroyl-Kdo(2)-lipid IV(A) myristoyltransferase, an enzyme characterized in Escherichia coli and involved in biosynthesis of the form of lipid A found in that species and some closely related species.), with protein sequence MEKEKKSNAEFVPQFQRAFFHPRYWGVWLGVGVMALAAYIPARLRNPVLGGLGRFVGRISKGARRRARINLLYCMPELTEEQRETIIDDMFATAPQSMIMMVEVGIRNPKKIEKYVRWHGEDILDRIKAQEKNVIFLVPHGWGVDIPAMLLTSRGQRMAAMFHNQKNALVDYWWNRLRRRFGGRIHARNDGIKPFISSVRSGCWGYYLPDQDHGPEHSEFVDFFATYKATLPAVGRLMKVCRADIVPLFPVYNAKDGCLDVFIRPPMVDLAQADDAYIARRMNEEVEILVRPNPEQYTWILKLLKTRKPGEIEPYCRDDLYRN